One window of the Eucalyptus grandis isolate ANBG69807.140 chromosome 6, ASM1654582v1, whole genome shotgun sequence genome contains the following:
- the LOC104449032 gene encoding outer envelope pore protein 24, chloroplastic has protein sequence MKGSLKGKYDLDKNGAAATIGISAGELKLRASITDATVAKGPSLNGLLLGVEKPGFFIVDYNVPKKDFRFQFMNSVRIAEKRLNLTYIHSQGDNRTNFEGALVIDPANKLSANYLPGPGNCKLKYTYVHKGLTTFEPSYDLSKNSWDFAVARNVYGDDFLKATYQTSSKALGLEWSRNSKLSGCFKISASLNLNEESKVPKLTAESTWNFDM, from the exons ATGAAGGGGTCTCTGAAGGGGAAGTACGACCTGGACAAGAACGGCGCCGCCGCCACCATTGGTATCAGcgccggcgagctcaagctccgAGCCTCTATCACTGACGCCACCGTTGCCAAAGGCCCCAGCCTGAACGGGTTGCTCCTCGGCGTCGAGAAGCCTGGGTTCTTCATCGTCGACTACAACGTCCCCAAAAAG GACTTTAGGTTCCAGTTCATGAACTCAGTCCGAATCGCTGAGAAGCGGTTGAATTTGACGTACATCCACAGCCAGGGCGATAACCGGACGAATTTCGAAGGAGCACTCGTGATCGATCCGGCTAATAAGTTATCGGCAAATTACTTGCCTGGTCCAGGGAATTGCAAGTTGAAGTACACTTATGTCCATAAAGGGTTGACTACATTTGAGCCTTCCTATGATTTGTCAAAGAACTCGTGGGATTTTGCGGTGGCGAGGAATGTTTATGGGGATGATTTCCTCAAGGCAACTTACCAGACGTCAAGCAAGGCATTGGGGCTGGAGTGGTCAAGGAATTCAAAGTTGAGCGGGTGTTTCAAG ATATCTGCTTCTCTCAATCTGAATGAAGAATCAAAGGTGCCAAAATTAACTGCTGAAAGTACGTGGAACTTCGACATGTGA
- the LOC104449034 gene encoding dentin sialophosphoprotein isoform X1 — MESDDDFELLSPADPTSPPVHVRKLKRLKKAAQVAVDHRPSRLHDNGSPDPPSSLVDSLYSESQSSEDSGGLRLEEPRDESSLELELPAPDDLRGESELVCSETVRFDGDDEELGSGTDGSRAKRVLEFDSTEEQRDAQRGDGDGDAIGEGKEDPGSDWPEKRQNGTEVADGRVEDTKKGKKRKTKGGGNCVEEDEKHQPHASNKRRADKERRDYLKQLRADSQRLLRETRDATFKPVPLVQKPISSILEKIRQRKLELSKKSVMLKSLSTIRGYDEFLGNDLEFELEISHSQKEVEYKAKNVGVEENFTGSFEEGRDVSAPTCGESDDTSNESDSGDTPSQRALEEESNYTFRVPIKDTQELFSDSQSSERKDDLPDETPKIPVEEVFAPSLLAMNLKFDSAPQDDMSDEEDNNKENVNPHMHQSVDLSLSPKGDPVKDFIDEEAEEEDDSDNDLLHFQDNEEEDIEDAEELNEMIEADYKEKPIDNDRRNQLHQEWLEQQDAAGTENLMQRLNCGLKQKDKSLLDLEEDEKDVEGEEDEEFGYDDTEDLAPANTARMNLRKAKQMIPEVFTDKDDTFVSSDDEESETRLVKQSLFRKTEAHVPLISPAEDESSREVFHRIKKLNMTPDSRKKPKTSSRLDASLARGKTSGILKQPSFLGRGSNLLPSSKNHKTSTVRTFIFGRDDSNIKSTISASEDSSDTIHKESRPARTSVAKFSSSQSKGSTQTTESAGVSSNTTLYDILRRSSVHSDQCAWETIGQTKSMFAAFRSGNKSKSSRILM; from the exons atggagagcgACGACGACTTCGAGCTGCTCTCTCCCGCAGATCCAACTTCCCCTCCGGTCCACGTACGGAAGCTGAAGCGCCTCAAGAAAGCCGCCCAAGTCGCCGTCGATCACCGTCCTTCCCGGCTCCATGACAACGGAAGCCCTGACCCGCCATCGTCCCTCGTGGATTCGCTTTATTCTGAATCGCAGAGCTCGGAGGATTCGGGCGGCCTGCGTCTCGAGGAGCCGAGGGATGAGTCGTCGTTGGAGCTGGAGCTGCCTGCGCCCGACGATCTCCGCGGCGAAAGCGAGCTTGTCTGTTCGGAGACTGTGCGTTTCGACGGTGATGACGAAGAGCTTGGCTCCGGAACTGATGGATCCAGAGCGAAAAGAGTCTTGGAGTTTGATTCCACTGAGGAACAGCGAGATGCGCAGAGAGGCGATGGGGACGGAGATGCAATCGGAGAGGGAAAGGAGGATCCGGGAAGCGATTGGCCTGAGAAGAGGCAGAACGGCACGGAGGTGGCTGATGGGCGTGTAGAGGACacgaagaagggaaagaaaaggaaaacgaagGGAGGTGGGAATTGTGTCGAAGAGGATGAGAAGCACCAACCTCATGCTTCCAACAAAAGAAGAGCAGATAAG GAAAGAAGAGATTATCTCAAGCAGCTTCGTGCAGACTCTCAGAGACTGCTGCGAG AGACTCGAGATGCGACATTTAAACCTGTGCCTCTTGTTCAAAAGCCAATCTCTTCGATTCTGGAGAAGATCCGGCAGAGGAAGCTTGAGCTTTCCAAGAA ATCTGTCATGCTGAAGAGTTTGTCCACCATACGTGGTTATGACGAGTTTTTGGGGAATGATCTGGAGTTTGAGTTGGAAATTTCTCATTCTCAGAAAGAGGTTGAATATAAGGCCAAAAACGTAGGAGTGGAGGAAAATTTTACGGGTTCCTTTGAGGAAGGGAGAGATGTAAGTGCCCCAACCTGTGGCGAGTCAGATGATACTTCAAATGAATCAGATTCTGGAGACACTCCTTCGCAAAGG GCTTTGGAGGAGGAATCCAACTACACATTTCGAGTGCCTATAAAGGATACACAG GAATTATTCTCGGATTCACAAAGCAGTGAAAGGAAAGATGATTTACCTGATGAGACTCCCAAAATTCCTGTGGAAGAAGTTTTTGCACCATCTTTACTTGCAATGAACTTGAAGTTTGATTCTGCTCCTCAAGACGACAT GTCTGATGAGGAGGATAATAACAAGGAAAATGTCAATCCTCATATGCACCAGTCAGTTGATTTGTCTTTATCTCCAAAAGGAGATCCTGTCAAAGATTTTATTGATGAggaagctgaggaagaagatgacagtGACAATGATCTACTCCACTTCCAAGACAATGAAGAAGAGGATATTGAAGATGCTGAGGAACTTAATGAAATGATAGAAGCTGACTATAAGGAAAAACCTATAGATAATGACAGGCGCAATCAACTTCACCAGGAGTGGCTTGAGCAGCAGGATGCTGCTGGTACAGAAAATCTGATGCAAAGACTAAATTGTGGTCTGAAACAGAAAGACAAATCACTGCTTGATCTGGAAGAAGACGAGAAAGATGTagaaggtgaagaagatgaagagtttGGGTATGATGACACAGAAGATTTAGCTCCAGCAAATACTGCACGAATGAATTTACGTAAAGCAAAGCAGATGATTCCAGAAGTGTTTACTGATAAAGATGATACTTTTGTGTCTTCTGATGATGAAGAATCTGAGACACGGCTAGTCAAACAGTCTCTATTCAGAAAAACT GAAGCACATGTTCCTCTCATATCACCAGCAGAGGATGAAAGCTCCAGAGAAGTATTTCATCGCATAAAGAAGCTCAATATGACCCCTGACAGTAGGAAGAAACCAAAAACGTCAT CCcgacttgatgcatcacttgCACGAGGAAAAACAAGTGGCATTTTAAAG CAGCCATCTTTTCTAGGTCGAGGGTCAAATCTTCTGCCATCATCAAAGAATCATAAGACAAGCACAGTTCGGACATTTATATTTGGAAGGGATGACAGCAATATCAAGAGCACCATATCAGCATCAGAGGACTCCTCGGACACG ATTCATAAGGAGAGTCGACCAGCAAGAACTTCAGTGGCCAAGTTTAGCAGCTCGCAGTCAAAGGGGAGTACCCAAACAACAGAAAGTGCTGGAGTAAGCTCAAACACAACATTATATGACATTCTGAGGCGGTCTTCTGTGCATTCTGATCAGTGTGCCTGGGAAACTATCGGCCAGACTAAATCTATGTTTGCAGCATTCAGATCAGGAAATAAGTCAAAAAGCAGCAGAATACTGATGTAG
- the LOC104449036 gene encoding COP9 signalosome complex subunit 4: MEGALASASSIADQRQRIEQYKHILASVLSSNDIVQAKKFIDHMLSDDVPLVVSRQLLQNFAQELGVLAPETQKEIAHYTLAQIQPRVVSFEEQVLIIREKLAELYESEQQWSKAAQMLSGIDLDSAMRMIDDTFRLSKCVQIARLYLEDDDAVNAEAFINKASFLVSNSQHEVLNLQYKVCYARILDLKRKFLEAALRYYDISQIEKRQIGDEEIDEEALEQALAAAVTCTILAAAGPQRSRVLATLYKDERCSKLKIYPILQKVYLERILRKPEIDAFAEELKAHQKAFLPDNFTVLDRAMIEHNLLSASKLYKNISFDELGTLLGIPPHKAEKIASRMIYEDRMKGSIDQVEAVIHFEDDTEELEQWDQQIVGVCQALNDILDGMAKKGLPVPV, encoded by the exons ATGGAGGGAGCCCTAGCGAGCGCTTCTTCAATCGCGGACCAGAGGCAGAGGATCGAACAGTACAAGCACATTTTGGCTTCCGTCCTCTCCTCCAACGACATCGTCCAGGCTAAGAAGTTCATCGATCACA TGCTCTCCGATGATGTCCCGCTCGTGGTCTCACGGCAGCTGTTGCAGAACTTCGCCCAGGAATTGGGGGTTCTGGCCCCGGAGACCCAAAAGGAGATTGCTCATTACACGCTCGCCCAAATACAGCCAAGAGTCGTTTCGTTCGAAGAGCAG GTACTAATAATTCGAGAGAAGCTTGCAGAATTATACGAATCAGAGCAACAATGGTCAAAAGCAGCTCAAATGCTTAGTGGCATTGATCTAGACTCAGCAATGAG GATGATAGACGATACTTTCAGATTGTCAAAATGTGTGCAAATTGCTCGCCTATATCTTGAG GATGATGATGCTGTAAATGCAGAAGCTTTCATCAACAAAGCTTCATTCTTAGTTAGCAATAGTCAGCATGAAGTTTTGAATTTACAATACAAG GTTTGTTATGCAAGGATTTTGGATTTGAAGAGAAAGTTCTTAGAAGCCGCACTGCGGTACTATGACATATCTCAGATTGAGAAGCGACAGATAGGAGATGA AGAAATTGACGAGGAGGCATTGGAGCAAGCCTTAGCCGCTGCTGTGACTTGTACGATTTTGGCTGCTGCCGGTCCACAACGGTCTCGTGTTCTTGCCACTCTTTACAAA GATGAAAGATGCTCAAAGTTGAAAATATATCCGATATTGCAAAAG GTCTATCTGGAGAGAATCCTTAGAAAACCGGAAATAGACGCATTTGCTGAAGAACTAAAAGCTCATCAG AAAGCATTTCTGCCAGACAATTTCACCGTGCTGGATCGTGCCATGATTGAGCATAACCTTTTGAGTGCGAgtaaactttataaaaatataag CTTTGATGAGCTGGGAACTTTGTTGGGCATTCCTCCTCATAAG GCTGAAAAGATAGCCTCACGAATGATTTACGAGGATAGGATGAAAGGGTCCATCGATCAG GTGGAAGCTGTCATCCATTTTGAGGATGACACTGAGGAGCTTGAACAATGGGATCAACAG ATAGTTGGAGTATGTCAAGCTCTTAATGATATTCTTGATGGCATGGCAAAGAAAGGCCTTCCAGTGCCAGTATGA
- the LOC104449034 gene encoding dentin sialophosphoprotein isoform X2, translating to MESDDDFELLSPADPTSPPVHVRKLKRLKKAAQVAVDHRPSRLHDNGSPDPPSSLVDSLYSESQSSEDSGGLRLEEPRDESSLELELPAPDDLRGESELVCSETVRFDGDDEELGSGTDGSRAKRVLEFDSTEEQRDAQRGDGDGDAIGEGKEDPGSDWPEKRQNGTEVADGRVEDTKKGKKRKTKGGGNCVEEDEKHQPHASNKRRADKERRDYLKQLRADSQRLLRETRDATFKPVPLVQKPISSILEKIRQRKLELSKKSVMLKSLSTIRGYDEFLGNDLEFELEISHSQKEVEYKAKNVGVEENFTGSFEEGRDVSAPTCGESDDTSNESDSGDTPSQRALEEESNYTFRVPIKDTQELFSDSQSSERKDDLPDETPKIPVEEVFAPSLLAMNLKFDSAPQDDMSDEEDNNKENVNPHMHQSVDLSLSPKGDPVKDFIDEEAEEEDDSDNDLLHFQDNEEEDIEDAEELNEMIEADYKEKPIDNDRRNQLHQEWLEQQDAAGTENLMQRLNCGLKQKDKSLLDLEEDEKDVEGEEDEEFGYDDTEDLAPANTARMNLRKAKQMIPEVFTDKDDTFVSSDDEESETRLVKQSLFRKTEAHVPLISPAEDESSREVFHRIKKLNMTPDSRKKPKTSSRLDASLARGKTSGILKPSFLGRGSNLLPSSKNHKTSTVRTFIFGRDDSNIKSTISASEDSSDTIHKESRPARTSVAKFSSSQSKGSTQTTESAGVSSNTTLYDILRRSSVHSDQCAWETIGQTKSMFAAFRSGNKSKSSRILM from the exons atggagagcgACGACGACTTCGAGCTGCTCTCTCCCGCAGATCCAACTTCCCCTCCGGTCCACGTACGGAAGCTGAAGCGCCTCAAGAAAGCCGCCCAAGTCGCCGTCGATCACCGTCCTTCCCGGCTCCATGACAACGGAAGCCCTGACCCGCCATCGTCCCTCGTGGATTCGCTTTATTCTGAATCGCAGAGCTCGGAGGATTCGGGCGGCCTGCGTCTCGAGGAGCCGAGGGATGAGTCGTCGTTGGAGCTGGAGCTGCCTGCGCCCGACGATCTCCGCGGCGAAAGCGAGCTTGTCTGTTCGGAGACTGTGCGTTTCGACGGTGATGACGAAGAGCTTGGCTCCGGAACTGATGGATCCAGAGCGAAAAGAGTCTTGGAGTTTGATTCCACTGAGGAACAGCGAGATGCGCAGAGAGGCGATGGGGACGGAGATGCAATCGGAGAGGGAAAGGAGGATCCGGGAAGCGATTGGCCTGAGAAGAGGCAGAACGGCACGGAGGTGGCTGATGGGCGTGTAGAGGACacgaagaagggaaagaaaaggaaaacgaagGGAGGTGGGAATTGTGTCGAAGAGGATGAGAAGCACCAACCTCATGCTTCCAACAAAAGAAGAGCAGATAAG GAAAGAAGAGATTATCTCAAGCAGCTTCGTGCAGACTCTCAGAGACTGCTGCGAG AGACTCGAGATGCGACATTTAAACCTGTGCCTCTTGTTCAAAAGCCAATCTCTTCGATTCTGGAGAAGATCCGGCAGAGGAAGCTTGAGCTTTCCAAGAA ATCTGTCATGCTGAAGAGTTTGTCCACCATACGTGGTTATGACGAGTTTTTGGGGAATGATCTGGAGTTTGAGTTGGAAATTTCTCATTCTCAGAAAGAGGTTGAATATAAGGCCAAAAACGTAGGAGTGGAGGAAAATTTTACGGGTTCCTTTGAGGAAGGGAGAGATGTAAGTGCCCCAACCTGTGGCGAGTCAGATGATACTTCAAATGAATCAGATTCTGGAGACACTCCTTCGCAAAGG GCTTTGGAGGAGGAATCCAACTACACATTTCGAGTGCCTATAAAGGATACACAG GAATTATTCTCGGATTCACAAAGCAGTGAAAGGAAAGATGATTTACCTGATGAGACTCCCAAAATTCCTGTGGAAGAAGTTTTTGCACCATCTTTACTTGCAATGAACTTGAAGTTTGATTCTGCTCCTCAAGACGACAT GTCTGATGAGGAGGATAATAACAAGGAAAATGTCAATCCTCATATGCACCAGTCAGTTGATTTGTCTTTATCTCCAAAAGGAGATCCTGTCAAAGATTTTATTGATGAggaagctgaggaagaagatgacagtGACAATGATCTACTCCACTTCCAAGACAATGAAGAAGAGGATATTGAAGATGCTGAGGAACTTAATGAAATGATAGAAGCTGACTATAAGGAAAAACCTATAGATAATGACAGGCGCAATCAACTTCACCAGGAGTGGCTTGAGCAGCAGGATGCTGCTGGTACAGAAAATCTGATGCAAAGACTAAATTGTGGTCTGAAACAGAAAGACAAATCACTGCTTGATCTGGAAGAAGACGAGAAAGATGTagaaggtgaagaagatgaagagtttGGGTATGATGACACAGAAGATTTAGCTCCAGCAAATACTGCACGAATGAATTTACGTAAAGCAAAGCAGATGATTCCAGAAGTGTTTACTGATAAAGATGATACTTTTGTGTCTTCTGATGATGAAGAATCTGAGACACGGCTAGTCAAACAGTCTCTATTCAGAAAAACT GAAGCACATGTTCCTCTCATATCACCAGCAGAGGATGAAAGCTCCAGAGAAGTATTTCATCGCATAAAGAAGCTCAATATGACCCCTGACAGTAGGAAGAAACCAAAAACGTCAT CCcgacttgatgcatcacttgCACGAGGAAAAACAAGTGGCATTTTAAAG CCATCTTTTCTAGGTCGAGGGTCAAATCTTCTGCCATCATCAAAGAATCATAAGACAAGCACAGTTCGGACATTTATATTTGGAAGGGATGACAGCAATATCAAGAGCACCATATCAGCATCAGAGGACTCCTCGGACACG ATTCATAAGGAGAGTCGACCAGCAAGAACTTCAGTGGCCAAGTTTAGCAGCTCGCAGTCAAAGGGGAGTACCCAAACAACAGAAAGTGCTGGAGTAAGCTCAAACACAACATTATATGACATTCTGAGGCGGTCTTCTGTGCATTCTGATCAGTGTGCCTGGGAAACTATCGGCCAGACTAAATCTATGTTTGCAGCATTCAGATCAGGAAATAAGTCAAAAAGCAGCAGAATACTGATGTAG
- the LOC104449035 gene encoding uncharacterized membrane protein At1g75140 — translation MGIRDNGKFLLLYLLLVFSHVPGFWVFADSDHIHAQGERVDAEGVDLGHEQHLLLQRLEELVRNLSEVVSRLESRASTPGGDVSESPKLPNNDSVEKGGCSDKKVSGEVEERDGFGSNARDGERDRRQGSVTKYSPFWSEKFQFVSAVKLGLEATCINVLPYQDYEGLSKYVAIGDERGRVYVILRNGDVPDQFDTMSESPVTAMVSYMSVYKNESVMVTGHRNGVILVHKVWERSNGEESSSLSMETVGKFAVRGNSEDEGSAITILEVHHVGRMRYIISTDISGRINILKEDGTAYGSVIEPSSRPLAFLKQRLLFLTEKGAGSLDLRSMKLRESECEGLNHSLARSYVFDATERSKAYGYTSEGDLIHVSLLGDVVNFKCRVRYKKKSEIEEPLALETIKGYLLVVNQEKVFVYNVSSHHYVRVGVPRLLFSAYLDEIRSSFLNHPINDVDDSRKTTLPLVACDREKLVVLGLGNGFVGMYRSNLPIFKGEFNTMLSTSPVVFFILFLFGAWYFFAKKKEALTSWGPDDPFSSTSATTGAPLGATSGDRSFVESSSRSDLMDLRGSGLRSSRRYGSPSRYPSGATSSFRPSSADHNSRPPVDPNYRTSSELKFRGTPMESSGFAKRREGLFVNSQAGDDNN, via the coding sequence ATGGGTATTCGAGATAACGGCAAGTTCCTTTTGCTCTATCTGCTTCTTGTGTTCTCTCACGTACCTGGGTTTTGGGTGTTCGCGGATAGTGATCATATCCATGCTCAGGGCGAGCGTGTCGATGCTGAAGGTGTTGATTTGGGCCACGAACAGCATCTTTTGTTGCAGAGGCTTGAGGAATTAGTGAGGAATCTTAGCGAGGTTGTTTCTAGATTAGAGTCGCGGGCTTCGACGCCGGGTGGTGATGTTTCTGAGAGCCCGAAACTGCCCAATAACGATAGTGTTGAAAAAGGAGGCTGTAGTGATAAGAAAGTTAGTGGAGAAGTTGAAGAAAGGGATGGTTTCGGGAGCAATGCTCGAGATGGGGAGAGAGATAGGCGGCAGGGTTCTGTTACCAAGTATAGTCCTTTTTGGTCTGAGAAATTCCAGTTTGTGTCTGCGGTGAAATTGGGTCTTGAAGCTACGTGCATCAATGTCTTGCCCTATCAGGATTATGAAGGGCTTAGCAAGTATGTTGCCATCGGGGATGAGAGGGGGAGGGTCTACGTGATCTTGAGAAATGGGGATGTTCCAGATCAGTTCGACACGATGTCGGAATCGCCAGTTACGGCCATGGTGTCGTATATGTCGGTTTATAAGAATGAGAGTGTCATGGTGACAGGGCATCGGAATGGCGTGATCTTGGTGCATAAGGTATGGGAGAGATCAAATGGTGAAGAATCAAGTTCGCTTTCTATGGAAACGGTGGGTAAATTCGCTGTGCGTGGAAACTCTGAGGATGAGGGATCAGCAATTACCATATTGGAAGTACATCATGTTGGGAGAATGAGATATATTATATCAACAGATATAAGTGGAAGGATTAATATACTCAAAGAAGATGGGACAGCATATGGTTCTGTGATAGAACCTTCAAGCAGGCCACTTGCATTTTTAAAGCAGAGGCTTCTGTTTTTGACTGAGAAAGGGGCTGGGTCATTGGATTTGAGGAGCATGAAACTCCGAGAATCTGAATGTGAAGGATTGAATCATTCGCTAGCGAGGTCCTATGTTTTTGATGCCACCGAGCGGTCTAAAGCATATGGATATACATCAGAGGGTGATCTCATTCATGTGTCACTGTTGGGGGATGTCGTGAACTTCAAATGCCGGGTCAGATACAAGAAGAAGTCTGAGATAGAAGAGCCTCTTGCTTTAGAGACGATTAAGGGTTACTTGCTCGTTGTTAACCAAGAGAAAGTTTTTGTCTACAATGTATCATCCCACCATTATGTTAGAGTCGGTGTGCCTCGGCTTCTTTTCTCTGCTTACCTGGATGAGATCAGATCTTCTTTCTTGAATCATCCAATAAATGATGTAGATGATTCAAGGAAAACAACACTGCCTTTGGTTGCTTGCGATCGGGAAAAGCTAGTTGTTCTTGGACTTGGCAATGGCTTTGTTGGGATGTACCGCTCTAATCTTCCAATTTTCAAGGGTGAGTTCAATACAATGTTGTCGACGAGTCCTGTGGTGTTCTTCATACTCTTCTTGTTTGGAGCATGGTATTTCTTTGCCAAGAAAAAGGAGGCGCTTACATCATGGGGACCCGATGATCCTTTTAGCTCCACATCTGCCACAACTGGCGCTCCATTAGGAGCTACTTCTGGAGATCGGTCTTTCGTTGAGTCTTCCTCTAGAAGTGATTTAATGGATCTGCGAGGTAGTGGCCTGAGATCATCGCGAAGATATGGTTCTCCTTCACGGTATCCTTCTGGAGCGACCAGTTCATTTAGACCGAGTTCAGCCGATCACAATTCTAGACCTCCTGTTGATCCAAACTACAGGACATCTTCAGAGCTAAAATTTAGAGGGACCCCTATGGAGTCTTCCGGTTTTGCCAAAAGAAGGGAGGGCCTATTTGTAAACAGCCAAGCTGGGGATGATAATAACTGA